The nucleotide window GGTCGTAGTGTTTCTTCTCAAGATCATCAAAAAGTCCCAGGAGGTCTTCACCAATTTCAAGAACGATATCGTGTTCAACAGGAGCAATGTGCTACTCATCTCGAAAATCAGCAAGCTCCTGATCGTTTTTTCGATAATCACATTCAGTTTCAACTCCCTGCTGGTAAGCGTGTTGCTCCTCGTGTTCTGCGAAGTCGTTAAAAGCGGAACGGCCCTCCAGGAAGAGCACGATCTGACGGTATAGGCAGGTTCCCATGAGCATTATCTTCAGACTGGACAGGGTCATGGCGGACCGTAAGATCTCCCTCAACGAGCTGGCGAAGCGGATTGACCTTACCGATTCCAACCTGTCGATACTCAAAACCGGAAAGGCCAGGGCCATACGAATCGTGACCCTGGACGCGATTTGCAGGGAGCTGGGCTGCCAGCCCGGAGACCTGCTGGAATACCGGCCCGGTGAAGGCAGCGACAGCGAGGAAAGTGATCAATGAAAGCGGTGCTATCAGTATTATAAATTGTGATTTACAGACAAATGGATGGTTGTTATGGATTCACCAGTGAATGATACCAGGAAAGTTTTTTCAAAAATGGGGTCCTGCTCCAGGACCTTCTGCTTTTTATTGAACCGCGAATTCGGCTGTCCCATGGAAGCCGAGGAGCGCGCGGCCGACCCCCTGGCCGGGGGCATCGTGATGCGGGGGCACCAGTGCGGCATGCTCTGGGGGTCCACGCTGGCCGCCGGGGCGGAGTCTTATCGGGCCCACAGTGATCGCGGCAGGGCCGTTGCTTCGGCCATTACCGCCGCCAGGTACCTCCGGGAAACCTACTCGCAGAGGGCGGGAAGCGTCAACTGCCGGGACGTGTGCGGCTACGATCTCACCAGGAGGCTTAATATGCTGAAGTTCATGGTGAAGTTCATTCTCCATATAAACAGGCACTG belongs to Spirochaetota bacterium and includes:
- a CDS encoding helix-turn-helix transcriptional regulator, translating into MSIIFRLDRVMADRKISLNELAKRIDLTDSNLSILKTGKARAIRIVTLDAICRELGCQPGDLLEYRPGEGSDSEESDQ